The Pochonia chlamydosporia 170 chromosome 1, whole genome shotgun sequence genome window below encodes:
- a CDS encoding acetyl-hydrolase (similar to Metarhizium acridum CQMa 102 XP_007809757.1) — protein MADPSASLEQPRPQTPKRPGASALFWLGLSYTPLLARVSLSHTLNLADSSPYQDLRSAVTIAFIRAFIAPKEGNPHTFSQAQRRTVNKLPVRGRIWISTYTTPVPPEPESITAALGKVIETLNNPDVPVPRIQLPDVVPVSGEWTGYRAAAKEDEPAPKISDQDKYIEMMKEVKKSTTVLYLHGGGHAFMDPASHRPTVKKLAKITGGRAFSVRYRLVPQSPFPGSLLDCLVAYLTLLYPPPGSYHEPVDPKHIVIAGDSAGGNLAMSLIQVIVELNRLGQQITWYGEPRGIPIPAGAACNSPWLDISHSSREHYGKVPEAFDFLGPLDDMGRRGHLPCDIWPASPPRKFMYAADDMMMHPLVSPVMRRDWGGFPPVYICTGWERLAYEDKFMAQKLERDGVTVVFEEYEAMAHCFALVLPKIPEARRCMDAWAGFIQQAVENPRGLKSSAMTIHAKTLKEVPIDFKDLFDVSEEEVRRRVVNKVAEIQAWIPAESKL, from the exons ATGGCAGACCCATCAGCATCTCTAGAACAACCACGGCCACAGACACCCAAACGACCAGGAGCATCTGCATTATTCTGGCTCGGCCTTTCTTACACACCACTTCTAGCTCGTGTGTCGCTTTCACACACGCTGAATCTCGCCGACTCTTCGCCATATCAGGATTTAAGAAGTGCAGTAACTATTGCCTTCATCCGCGCCTTTATTGCGCCAAAGGAGGGAAATCCACATACCTTCTCGCAAGCCCAGCGACGAACAGTGAACAAACTGCCTGTCAGAGGCAGAATATGGATCAGCACCTATACTACCCCCGTCCCGCCAGAACCCGAGTCAATCACGGCAGCACTGGGGAAAGTGATCGAAACTCTCAACAATCCAGATGTCCCTGTACCTAGGATACAGCTGCCGGATGTTGTCCCAGTGTCTGGCGAATGGACGGGATACAGGGCGGCGGCCAAGGAGGATGAGCCGGCTCCGAAAATCTCAGACCAGGACAAGTACATCGAAATGATGAAGGAGGTCAAGAAGTCAACGACAGTTTTATACCTCCACGGAGGGGGTCATGCATTTATGGATCCGGCTAGCCATCGGCCTACGGTTAAGAAGCTTGCAAAGATAACTGGTGGTCGGGCTTTCTCAGTACGATATAGATTGGTTCCTCAAAGCCCTTTCCCAGGATCACTGTTAGACTGCTTGGTGGCATACTTGACGCTTTTGTATCCACCCCCTGGATCTTATCATGAGCCGGTAGATCCAAAGCATATTGTCATTGCAGGAGATAG TGCCGGAggcaacttggccatgtccCTGATTCAAGTCATTGTCGAGTTAAATCGCCTTGGTCAGCAAATTACATGGTATGGGGAACCACGCGGCATCCCTATCCCCGCCGGGGCCGCTTGTAATTCACCTTGGCTCGACATCTCCCACAGCTCGAGGGAGCACTATGGGAAAGTCCCAGAAGCGTTCGATTTCCTGGGGCCATTGGACGATATGGGCCGCAGAGGCCATTTACCTTGCGACATCTGGCCCGCTAGTCCGCCGCGAAAATTCATGTACGCAGCcgacgacatgatgatgcACCCCTTGGTATCTCCTGTGATGCGACGGGACTGGGGTGGCTTCCCTCCAGTATACATTTGCACAGGGTGGGAAAGGCTAGCGTATGAAGACAAGTTTATGGCACAAAAGCTTGAACGAGATGGTGTGACGGTTGTGTTTGAGGAATACGAGGCAATGGCGCATTGCTTCGCGTTGGTGTTGCCCAAGATTCCGGAGGCAAGGAGATGTATGGATGCTTGGGCGGGTTTTATTCAACAGGCAGTAGAGAATCCCAGGGGCTTGAAATCCAGCGCGATGACAATCCACGCCAAGACGTTGAAGGAGGTGCCCATTGATTTCAAGGACTTGTTTGATGTTTCGGAGGAGGaagtgaggaggagggtaGTGAATAAGGTGGCGGAGATCCAGGCATGGATACCCGCGGAGTCAAAGCTATAG
- a CDS encoding peroxisomal membrane anchor protein (Pex14) (similar to Metarhizium acridum CQMa 102 XP_007809756.1) — protein MAIREDLVASAAQFLQDPSVASSSVENKIQFLRSKNLTQEEINAALARSGNAAPVAAAQYGPPAGPPQQYYPPYAQQAWQPPPQVPRRDWRDWFIMATVVSGVGYGLYSLSKRYVYPLIAPPTPERLEQDKKSIEEQFDRAFALVEQLAKDTEALKDAEQQRTEKLDSAISELETVMTDLKSANRRREDDAQRIRDEVQALKDAIPKAMDNQKSLTDNRLAEINTELTSLKTLVSQRMAPSSSPATTSSFPRSPGGTLAAGRSSTPAATVESVPETPSTPATTASATEPPKSLAQSSFNRPAGFSSGGSSSTKASIPAWQMAAAQSASSASTTTPTEGSSKEVGTSS, from the exons ATGGCAATTCGCGAGGACTTGGTAGCCTCTGCG GCTCAAT TTCTGCAGGACCCTAGCGTTGCCTCGTCTTCCGTCGAGAATAAAATCCAGTTTCTACGGTCGAAGAACCTGACCCAAGAGGAGATCAATGCTGCCCTCGCTCGGTCAGGCAACGCAGCTCCAGTCGCCGCTGCGCAATACGGCCCTCCCGCCGGTCCTCCACAACAATACTATCCTCCTTATGCACAACAAGCATGGCAGCCTCCTCCACAAGTTCCCCGGCGAGATTGGCGAGACTGGTTTATTATGGCCACGGTTGTCAGCGGGGTCGGCTACGGTCTGTACTCGTTGAGCAAG CGATATGTCTATCCTCTCATCGCACCCCCCACACCTGAAAGACTGGAAcaggacaagaagtcgaTAGAAGAGCAATTCGACAGAGCTTTTGCCTTGGTTGAGCAGTTGGCGAAGGACACTGAGGCTCTCAAAGACGCCGAGCAGCAGAGAACCGAGAAATTGGATTCTGCAATTTCCGAGCTTGAGACGGTCATGACCGATCTCAAGTCTGCGAATCGCCGACGGGAGGACGATGCGCAGCGCATTCGTGACGAGGTTCAGGCTTTGAAAGACGCAATTCCCAAGGCTATGGATAACCAGAAGAGTCTGACTGACAACCGATTGGCCGAAATCAATACTGAGCTCACCAGCCTCAAGACGTTGGTTTCCCAGAGGATGGCGCCAAGTTCCTCGcctgccaccaccagctcgtTTCCACGCTCACCCGGCGGCACCCTCGCTGCTGGCCGATCTTCAACTCCAGCGGCGACAGTGGAGAGTGTTCCCGAGACACCAAGCACCCCAGCGACAACTGCGAGTGCCACCGAACCCCCAAAGAGTCTCGCGCAAAGCTCCTTCAACAGACCCGCCGGGTTTTCCAGTGGCGGTAGCAGCTCTACCAAGGCATCAATTCCCGCCTGGCAGATGGCGGCCGCCCAATCTGCCTCCAGCGCATCTACCACAACTCCTACTGAgggcagcagcaaagaagtTGGTACCAGCTCTTAA
- a CDS encoding HEC/Ndc80p family protein (similar to Coccidioides immitis RS XP_001244123.1) has translation MKRTNSNNNGHVRSASGPRQSLAMSRPSQPMFQRTSSGTNLADIGLSSVKRASFQPKNVLQTPGMTRQSSDAERRSSVYRPRQSTVGGVNNHQGFFQTMLQPAGVPKDPRPLKDRSFQMKMGQELMEYMAQNDFEMQMSHTLSPNVMKSPTQKDFNYMFQWLYHRIDPGHRFLKNIDQEVPPILKQLRYPFERSITKSQLAAVGGQNWSTFLGLLYWMMQLVQMLEGYVANKYTDACMAAGVDVSGDHIIFDFLSTAYKDWLAMDEDMGDDDAERVLAPHIEGMARAFEDSNAKYVSELEMLEAENARLQKEIEDLEKATPDPAVLDDHFKIMEEDKVKFEEYNNLALQRSEKYEHRIQVLQEELEKLADELKEAEAERRSLQKAVDAQGISMQDIDRMNSERERLQKGIESASQRLDEIKKKVSEKESEAGHKLEELERMVDKYNTVAYQIAVIPATAANARGRDYELQLIISDSSDFTSTNINAFGNTSQSPERLLVDATTGYQPGHILNLDLRGQIRSNFLVLRKEISERRSAAMDDMMKDHDLLDGIKEAIEDKRNEVEALEHRVRAAEEEYEKTKEVTTAQKIGSDVQIEKMEKELSRMRAGLSESVQLLEQREINTTIEYEQLVLRASSLREELHTEIDRMLNDVIKFKIHIQKNLDDYEGFVADELEKELGVDDGKDDTRALEL, from the exons ATGAAACGCACAAATTCCAACAACAATGGTCACGTCCGCTCAGCTTCGGGACCTAGGCAGTCCCTCGCCATGTCGAGACCGAGCCAGCCCATGTTTCAACGCACTTCTTCAGGGACAAATCTCGCGGATATTGGTCTGTCTTCTGTAAAACGAGCTTCATTTCAGCCCAAAAATGTTCTCCAAACTCCCGGAATGACGAGGCAATCCTCCGATGCCGAGAGGCGAAGCAGTGTATACAGACCGAGGCAGTCGACCGTAGGAGGCGTGAATAATCACCAAGGCTTCTTCCAGACAATGCTGCAGCCCGCGGGTGTACCAAAGGACCCTCGTCCTTTGAAGGACAGATCGTTTCAAATGAAGATGGGCCAGGAGTTGATGGAGTATATGGCGCAAAACGATTTCGAAATGCAGATGAGCCACACCTTGTCACCGAACGTTATGAAGTCTCCGACACAAAAGGATTTCAATTACATGTTTCAGTGGCTATATCATCGTATCGATCCCGGCCACAGATTTCTGAAAAATATTGACCAGGAAGTTCCACCCATCTTGAAACAACTGAGATATCCATTCGAAAGGAGCATCACGAAAAGTCAGctggctgctgttggtggccAAAACTGGAGCACGTTTCTGGGACTTCTATATTGGATGATGCAATTAGTGCAAATGCTAGAGGGCTATGTTGCCAACAAGTACACAGATGCGTGTATGGCTGCTGGTGTGGATGTTAGTGGTGACCACATCATCTTTGACTTTTTGAGCACAGCATACAAGGATTGGCTCGCTATGGACGAGGACAtgggcgatgatgatgctgagcGGGTTCTCGCACCACATATCGAGGGTATGGCAAGAGCTTTCGAGGACTCAAACGCCAAGTACGTTTCTGAACTTGAGATGCTTGAGGCTGAGAATGCGAGACTACAAAAGGAAATCGAAGACTTGGAAAAAGCAACGCCAGACCCCGCTGTGCTAGATGACCACTTCAAAATCATGGAGGAGGACAAAGTCAAATTTGAAGAGTACAACAACCTAGCGCTTCAACGATCCGAAAAGTACGAGCACCGTATCCAAGTGCTACAAGAAGAACTGGAAAAACTGGCGGATGAACTAAAAGAAGCCGAAGCGGAGCGAAGGAGCCTTCAAAAAGCAGTTGATGCACAGGGTATTAGTATGCAGGATATCGACCGCATGAACTCTGAGCGAGAACGTTTGCAGAAAGGCATTGAATCTGCCAGCCAGAGACTTGATGAAATAAAGAAGAAGGTCTCGGAGAAGGAGTCTGAAGCAGGCCACAAGCTCGAAGAACTTGAGCGTATGGTGGACAAGTACAACACTGTCGCCTACCAGATTGCTGTGATTCCCGCAACGGCTGCAAATGCTCGAGGCAGAGATTATGAACTGCAACTTATCATCAGCGATAGCTCCGATTTCACGTCAACCAACATAAACGCCTTCGGTAATACGTCACAATCGCCTGAACGTCTATTAGTCGATGCAACAACAGGATACCAACCAGGgcacattctcaacctcgatTTGCGAGGGCAGATCCGAAGCAACTTCCTTGTGCTACGAAAAGAGATTTCTGAACGACGTAGTGCCGCCATGGACGACATGATGAAGGATCATGATTTGCTGGATGGTATTAAGGAGGCCATTGAAGACAAGCGCAACGAAGTTGAAGCACTGGAACATCGGGTACGggctgctgaagaagagtATGAAAAGACAAAAGAGGTTACGACGGCCCAGAAAATAGGTTCTGATGTGCAAAtcgagaagatggagaaggaaTTGTCCAGAATGCGAGCTGGACTGTCTGAATCTGTGCAGCTCTTGGAGCAACGTGAAATTAACACAACGATTGA GTATGAGCAATTGGTTTTGAGAGCCAGCTCTCTGCGCGAGGAGCTACATACGGAAATCGATCGCATGCTCAACGATGTCATCAAGTTCAAGATACACATCCAGAAAAACTTGGACGACTATGAAGGATTTGTGGCAGATGAGCTTGAGAAGGAACTAGGCGTCGACGATGGGAAAGATGATACCCGAGCCCTCGAACTGTAA
- a CDS encoding beta-eliminating lyase (similar to Colletotrichum graminicola M1.001 XP_008090435.1) has translation MLDAIAKATLNDDVYNEDETTSKFEKEIAHRCGHEAAAFVITGTMANQLAIRSVLAQPPYSILTDAHSHLIHWESGGVAHLSGAMIQAIIPQNGKHLTVHDAIKHAIITDDVHKAPTRLISIENTTSGSIIPLQELRLLKEWASDNGIAVHIDGARLWEAVAATGHQLIDFAQCCDVLTLDFSKNLGAPMGAMVLGDAGLIRRLKRIRKSIGGGMRQAGVLAAAAREAVLENFGPGQTDVRGVLKASHVLARRVGSMWTERGGNISREIETNMVWLDLGASGVDTKRWNEIGRRHGIKLDGKRVVLHHQICDDAVLRLGKVMDECLQRARNTGNPNGSHRRAHMQARL, from the coding sequence ATGCTAGATGCCatagcaaaagcaacacTGAATGACGATGTGTATAACGAAGACGAAACAACTTCAAAATTCGAGAAAGAAATTGCACACCGTTGCGGCCACGAGGCGGCCGCCTTCGTCATAACAGGCACAATGGCAAACCAGCTCGCCATCAGATCAGTACTCGCTCAACCACCTTATTCAATTTTGACAGATGCCCACTCGCACCTCATCCATTGGGAATCAGGCGGCGTAGCTCATTTAAGCGGTGCAATGATCCAGGCCATAATACCACAAAACGGCAAACATCTCACCGTTCACGATGCCATCAAACACGCCATTATTACAGACGACGTACACAAAGCCCCCACTCGACTAATAAGTATTGAAAACACAACATCCGGTTCAATAATACCACTACAAGAATTACGCCTCCTCAAAGAGTGGGCAAGTGACAATGGGATCGCCGTACATATTGACGGCGCCAGGCTCTGGGAAGCAGTAGCAGCTACGGGTCACCAGCTCATAGACTTTGCGCAATGCTGCGATGTGCTCACATTAGATTTCAGCAAAAATCTGGGAGCTCCAATGGGGGCCATGGTTCTTGGAGACGCCGGACTAATTCGACGATTAAAACGAATTCGAAAGAGCATCGGCGGAGGCATGCGGCAGGCCGGTGTTCTAGCCGCAGCAGCTCGGGAGGCAGTTTTGGAGAATTTCGGGCCCGGACAGACAGACGTAAGAGGTGTGCTCAAGGCGAGCCATGTTCTCGCGAGGCGGGTAGGTAGCATGTGGACAGAGAGGGGAGGTAATATATCAAGGGAAATAGAGACCAATATGGTATGGCTGGATCTGGGAGCTTCTGGTGTCGACACAAAGCGTTGGAACGAAATTGGAAGACGGCATGGTATTAAGTTGGACGGTAAAAGGGTCGTATTGCATCATCAGATTTGCGATGATGCTGTGCTTCGTTTGGGTAAAGTAATGGACGAGTGTCTACAAAGAGCAAGGAACACGGGAAATCCCAATGGCAGTCATAGACGAGCACATATGCAAGCCAGGCTCTAG
- a CDS encoding MFS multidrug transporter (similar to Colletotrichum gloeosporioides Nara gc5 XP_007276278.1) — MIYIGRFITGFASAVPSVVIAGSVEDMFNAKRRIWIVVLWNVGTTMGLCFGPVYASYITAAAGWKWVFYSAGIVTGVLFVALIAIKESRPSILLGRKIEQIQKNTTITDLEWHNPDNLPSMRSLVDVVVVRPFTLLFTEPLVMIIATISAISWGIIYLFTESLTPIFKTMGLSRTQSTLTFLAIALGTLFTMLPRFWDMRVARARRRKQEALHEDKIMGFAFAAPALAIGLIWFTLTIPPFAKGLHWIVPTLSLVPIGFAVNELAYTLSGYLSDSYLLYSASAFSGLAFVRAIISGLMPLIANAMYEGLNANIASGILAALATVFCVVPWVFFKYSRRLRQRSPFARFSLDAHQRTQVEQD, encoded by the exons ATGATATACATCGGCCGCTTTATAACAGGCTTTGCCTCCGCTGTCCCATCCGTTGTTATTGCAGGCAGCGTTGAAGACATGTTCAATGCCAAGAGAAGAATATGGATCGTCGTGTTGTGGAATGTCGGAACTACAATGGGATTGTGTTTTGGTCCTGTGTATGCCTCTTATATTACTGCAGCCGCCGGCTGGAAATGGGTGTTTTACAGCGCTGGAATTGTCACTGGGGTGCTTTTTGTTGCGCTGATCGCAATCAAGGAGAGCAGGCCGAGTATTTTACTTGGCCGGAAAATCGAGCAGATACAGAAGAACACGACAATCACCGACCTGGAGTGGCATAATCCAGACAACCTGCCTAGTATGAGATCTTTGGTTGATGTCGTTGTTGTGAGGCCATTCACTCTGCTGTTTACTGAGCCGTTGGTGATGATCATCGCAACGATATCGGCTATATCATGGGGCATCATTTACCTGTTCACAGAGTCTTTGACTCCAATTTTCAAGACTATGGGGCTCTCAAGAACGCAATCGACATTGACTTTTCTGGCCATTGCTCTTGGTACGCTGTTCACCATGCTGCCGCGATTCTGGGACATGCGAGTCGCAAGAGCACGCAGACGCAAACAGGAAGCACTTCA TGAAGACAAAATCATGGGATTTGCATTCGCAGCTCCCGCATTGGCAATAGGCTTGATTTGGTTCACGCTGACGATTCCGCCCTTCGCCAAGGGTCTGCACTGGATAGTTCCTACATTGTCTCTGGTACCCATTGGATTTGCAGTCAACGAGCTAGCTTACACTCTGAGTGGCTATCTCTCCGATTCTTACCTCTTGTACAGCGCATCCGCCTTTTCGGGGCTGGCGTTTGTGAGGGCCATTATCAGTGgcttgatgccattgattgCGAATGCAATGTATGAGGGCCTGAATGCAAACATAGCCAGTGGTATACTGGCTGCTCTTGCTACGGTGTTTTGTGTCGTGCCGTGGGTGTTCTTCAAGTATAGTCGGCGGTTGAGGCAGCGGAGTCCGTTTGCCCGTTTCAGTCTTGATGCTCATCAGCGGACGCAGGTAGAGCAAGATTAG